GGAGGATCTAGTGGTGGAGCTGATATTTTAGTTAAGATTTTTAATAAATTCTTCAATATTCCAGTTGGAAAATGTTTCTTAATTTTAGATACAATAGTTCTTGGACTTTTAGCTTTCTTCTTTGGAAAAGAGGTCTTTATGTACACTCTTGTTGGACTTTTCACTTCAGCAAAAGTTATTGATATTATACAAGATGGATTTGACTCAACAAAATCTATAAGTATAATCTCTGAGAAAAGTTTTGAGATAAAAGAAAAAATTATGGAAGAACTTGAGAGAGGTACTACAATCCTTAATGCAAAAGGTGGATTTAAAGGAGATCCTAAAGAAGTTATCTGTTGCATAGTTTCAAGATATGAGGTTACTGCTGTTAAAAAAATAGTAAGAAACATTGATAAAAAAGCATTTATTTTTATAAGTGATGTTTCTGAAGTTCTTGGTGAAGGATTTAAAAATATTGAATAGGGAGTTTTATTATGACTAGAGAAGAAATTCTAAGTTTAGATACTGAAATTGTAACAAAAGAAATTTTTGAAAATATTTTTGAAAGTGAATGTATAATCGGTTTTCAAAATGCTGGTAGAAGTGGGATATATGCTGGATATTTTTGGTATATTCTAACTCTTGATGATGGAACTGATATTAATTTATATTGTAAAGAAAGTTAATTAGTTAAAAACTATGCCTTGCATAGTATATTATAAAATTTATTAAGGAGAAAAAATGAAAATAGGAATTATCGGAGCTATGGACTCTGAAATCAATCTTTTAAAAGGTTCTATGAAAAATGTAAACTCTAAAAAAATAGGAAAAATAACTTTCTACGAGGGTGAACTTCAAGGAAAAAATGTTGTTTTATTTAGAACAGGAGTAGGAAAAGTTAATTCTGCTGTTGGAACAGATATTGCCATCAGAGAATTTGGTGTCGATAAAATAATCTTCACTGGAATTGCTGGAGCTATCGACCACAACTTAAATGTTCTTGACCTTGTAGTTTCTGATAAACTTGCTCAACACGACGTTGACCTTACAGCTTTTGGTTGTCCACTTGGACTTGTTGATGAAGAAGAATCACCTTTCTTCCCAGCTGACAGAGATTTAATTGAATTAGCAAAAAAATCTGCTATTAAAGTTTTAGGAGAAGATAAAGTTCACGTTGGAACTATAATATCTGGTGACCAATTTATCGCTGATAAACAAAAAGTTATATCTCTTGGAAACTCTTTTGAAGCTAAAGCTGTTGAAATGGAAGGAGCTGCTGTTGCTCAAGTAGCTTATGCTATGTATAAAGTTCCATTTGTAGTTTTAAGAACTATATCTGATAAAGCTGATGGTTCTGCTCAAATAAGTTATGAAGATTTAAAAACTGCTGCATCTGACCACTCGGCAAAAATCGTTTTAGAAATGTTAAATAATTTATAAAATAAAAAAACCTACTCAATCGAGTAGGTTTAATTTTTTCCTTTAATTTTTCAATTATCCAAGGATTTGTACGTTTGCAGCTTGAGGTCCTTTTTGTCCTTCTTTAACGTCGAAAGATACTTGTTGTCCTTCTTCTAAAGTTTTGAATCCTTCTTTTTTGATTTCAGAATAGTGAACGAATAAGTCTTTTCCTTCTTCAGAAGTGATAAATCCAAATCCTTTCTCAGCGTTAAACCATTTAACTGTTCCTTTGTTCATTTTGATACCTCCATAAAATACTTTTTGCATAGACGATTTCTCCATACTTAAATTTTACAAGGTACTAAAACAAACTTCAGTATTTTATCTCGATACCTTTACATTTTACAACTACTTCAATAATCTCTACTGCATAACCAATTATACTTTATTTAGGTTATTTTGTCAAGTTAATTTTTATTTTCCAGACTTCCAAACTCTTATAATTTCCTTGGAATTATTAACAATTTCTTCAACAGAAAGTCCACTAGGATTAACTTCTCCCAAAACTTCTAGTTTTATTTTTGCAGGTCTTGGGAATATACTTCCAAATGGCATAGATTCGTAAGCCCCATCTATTCCTAAAACTGTAACAGGAATATTCAGTTCTTTTGATAAAATTCCAAAGAATTTTTTGAAATCTTGTAATTTTCCGTCACGAGTTCTTGCTCCCTCTGGGAAGATTACTAAATTTTTTCCCTCTTTTAAAACTTCAGCAGAAATTTGTAAACTTTCTTTTAAATTTTCATTTATATCCATAAGAATTATATTTCCGTGGTTTGCCATAAATCTTAACCCTGCTTTATCAAAATGTTTTTTGATAGCAAAGTAATAAGTATTTTTTAGCATATCCCCTTTAAATAATCTTTGAACTGCAAAAGCGTCAATAAAACTTTCATGGTTACAGATTATTATTCTTGGCTCTTTAGAAAGTTTTTCTATTCCTTTTATTTTTAAACCTAGATAGAATTTTAAAATTGGAGCAAAGAAAATCTTAGTCAACCAAATCATATTTGATGATGGCAATGGATAATCAATAGATTCTTTTAAAATTTCTGACCAATTAATTTTTTCAAGGTGATATTCTTTACTATTTTTTCTTATATATTCACAAATATCTTTTATAACTTTTAAATCAATAGCTTCTTCCTCTTTTATTTTAAATCCAAAAGTTTTTTCAATAAATGAGTTTAATTGAATTATATCAAGGGAATCAAGTCCTAAATCTATCTCTATATGAGAATCTGGATAGATATTTTCTCCCTTTTCCTCTTTTATATATTGAGCTAAAGTTTGGAATTCTCTTGTTTTAGTTTCTGGATCTTCTGGTCTTTCTTTATGAGCGTTTTCTCCACCATCTTCAAGATTTTTTAATATATCCTTAAGCATAAATCTTCTCAATTTTCCAAGTTTCGTTTTTGGAAATTCATCTTTAACTATTTTAATCTCCAAAATTTTTCTATAAGCTGGAGCATTTATATTGTAAGAATCTATTATATCCCATTTTAATGTTTCTGTAATATTTGTTATACTTCTCTCTTTTATAAGTTTAAAATCTGGATAAACTAAAGCTAAAAGATGATTATTATGCTCCACAACAGCTATCTCTTTTATAAGGTCGCTTCCCTTAGCAATCTCATTTTCAATATCAATAGGATTTATATTTTTACCATTTGATAAAACTATCATCTCTTTTTTTCTACCGATTATAGTTATATATCCATTTTCTATTTTTCCTAAATCTCCAGTATGAAACCAACCATTTTCATCTTTAGCCTCTTTTGTTGCTTCAGGCTTATTATAATATTCTTTAAGGACATTTCTTCCTTTTACTAAAAGTTCTCCATCTTCAGCAATTTTCACTTCTACACCGGGGATTGTTTTTCCAACAGTTCCGATACAAACGTCATCTGGTCTTGTAAAAGCAATTATTGGAGATGTTTCTGTAAGTCCATATCCCTCAAGAACTTTTATTCCTAAAACTTTAAAATCGTCCATTATATTTGGATCAAGTTTTGCACCACCAGAAACTAAATATCTTATATTTCCTCCAAGAGCTTGATGAACTTTTTTGAAAACTATTTTACTTAGAGTTACACTTTTTACTTTTTTACAAAGTTCAAATAAAAGATTAGCAATCTTGCTACTTTTTATTTTTTCCATAAGTCCCTTGTGAATCATTTCCCAAAGTCTTGGAACTCCAACAACTATTGTTATCTTATATTTTTGTAAAGCTCCTAAGATAGCACTAGCCGAAAGCTCATCAATTAAAACAACTAAAGTTCCAATATGGATTGCCATCAAAAGATTTATTGAAAGTGGCAATACGTGATGATATGGAAGAAGTGCCAAAAGTCTATCTTTTGGAGTTGCCATTTTTATCTCAATTATCGCATCAACATTTGACATAAGGTTATCAAAAGTAAGAACAACTCCTTTTGGTTTTCCAGTTGTTCCAGAGGTATAAAGTAAAACTCCTATATCTTCAGGTTCTGGAGAATAAATCACATACTCATCAACCTCGAAATCTTCTGGAGATTTTATCTCATCACAATTTATAATCCTAATATTTTTTCCACTTAATTTTATTGCTTCCTCTACCACTTTAAGATTTTTATTTGAAGTCATAATAACTTTTGGATCAGCGTCAGTTAAAATATATTCTAATTCCTCTGCTGTATATCCTGCATCAATATTTATTGGTACACCTTTGCTATTCCAAATTCCAAAAAAGCTACAGATAAACTCTGGACGATTTTCCATAAAGTTTACTACTTTTTCTCCCTTTTCTATCCCTAAAACTTTTGAGATATATTTTGCCTCTCTTATTAAATCCTTGTAAGTATACTCTTTGTTTTTATAAAATACGGCTTCCTTA
The nucleotide sequence above comes from Fusobacterium perfoetens. Encoded proteins:
- a CDS encoding YitT family protein gives rise to the protein MKKKIKDIFSEVSYKEIVKDILLITFGAFVYAFGVNYFFVANQMADGGVAGICTILYYLFEFNISVTYACINIPLVIAGYKLIGGKFIIKTFYGTLATSIAFRLLQNCLGPMEDKLMAALFGGLLSGIGLGTIFIAGGSSGGADILVKIFNKFFNIPVGKCFLILDTIVLGLLAFFFGKEVFMYTLVGLFTSAKVIDIIQDGFDSTKSISIISEKSFEIKEKIMEELERGTTILNAKGGFKGDPKEVICCIVSRYEVTAVKKIVRNIDKKAFIFISDVSEVLGEGFKNIE
- a CDS encoding 5'-methylthioadenosine/adenosylhomocysteine nucleosidase yields the protein MKIGIIGAMDSEINLLKGSMKNVNSKKIGKITFYEGELQGKNVVLFRTGVGKVNSAVGTDIAIREFGVDKIIFTGIAGAIDHNLNVLDLVVSDKLAQHDVDLTAFGCPLGLVDEEESPFFPADRDLIELAKKSAIKVLGEDKVHVGTIISGDQFIADKQKVISLGNSFEAKAVEMEGAAVAQVAYAMYKVPFVVLRTISDKADGSAQISYEDLKTAASDHSAKIVLEMLNNL
- a CDS encoding cold-shock protein produces the protein MNKGTVKWFNAEKGFGFITSEEGKDLFVHYSEIKKEGFKTLEEGQQVSFDVKEGQKGPQAANVQILG
- a CDS encoding AMP-binding protein, which encodes MAIKFVTDFNKEAVFYKNKEYTYKDLIREAKYISKVLGIEKGEKVVNFMENRPEFICSFFGIWNSKGVPINIDAGYTAEELEYILTDADPKVIMTSNKNLKVVEEAIKLSGKNIRIINCDEIKSPEDFEVDEYVIYSPEPEDIGVLLYTSGTTGKPKGVVLTFDNLMSNVDAIIEIKMATPKDRLLALLPYHHVLPLSINLLMAIHIGTLVVLIDELSASAILGALQKYKITIVVGVPRLWEMIHKGLMEKIKSSKIANLLFELCKKVKSVTLSKIVFKKVHQALGGNIRYLVSGGAKLDPNIMDDFKVLGIKVLEGYGLTETSPIIAFTRPDDVCIGTVGKTIPGVEVKIAEDGELLVKGRNVLKEYYNKPEATKEAKDENGWFHTGDLGKIENGYITIIGRKKEMIVLSNGKNINPIDIENEIAKGSDLIKEIAVVEHNNHLLALVYPDFKLIKERSITNITETLKWDIIDSYNINAPAYRKILEIKIVKDEFPKTKLGKLRRFMLKDILKNLEDGGENAHKERPEDPETKTREFQTLAQYIKEEKGENIYPDSHIEIDLGLDSLDIIQLNSFIEKTFGFKIKEEEAIDLKVIKDICEYIRKNSKEYHLEKINWSEILKESIDYPLPSSNMIWLTKIFFAPILKFYLGLKIKGIEKLSKEPRIIICNHESFIDAFAVQRLFKGDMLKNTYYFAIKKHFDKAGLRFMANHGNIILMDINENLKESLQISAEVLKEGKNLVIFPEGARTRDGKLQDFKKFFGILSKELNIPVTVLGIDGAYESMPFGSIFPRPAKIKLEVLGEVNPSGLSVEEIVNNSKEIIRVWKSGK